In Phycisphaerae bacterium, the genomic stretch GTTGCGGTTCAGCAGGTTTTCGAGATCGCTGATCGCCCGTGGAAGGCGTGCGAGGAACTCCTTCACGTGCCGGGGCCATTCGGGCGGAATATCGAACATGAGGCCGCCCACGCGCGTGTAACTGGTCGTGAAGCGGGCGCCGCAGACCTCTTCGAAAAGGTCGTTGATCCATTCCCGCTCATTGAAGCCGTAGAGAAAGGCCGTGAATGCGCCAAGGTCCAAGGCGGCGGCCCCCACACAAAGCAGGTGGTCCTGGATGCGCGCCAACTCGGCGATGATCGTTCGAATGGCCTTGCAGCGGGGTGTGATCTCGATGCCGAACAACTTCTCGCAGGTGTGGTGCCATGCGATGTTGTTGGCCATCGGACTGATGTAGTTCATGCGGTCCGTGATTGTCACGTACTGGTTGTAGTCGAGATGCTCGCCGAGCTTTTCGAACCCGCTATGGAGATAGCCGATATGCGGGGTGCAGGCTACTACCGTCTCACCGTCCAGTTCCAGGACAAGCCGAAGCGTGGTATGCGTGGCCGGGTGCTGGGGGCCGAAGTTCAGGCACCAAAGCTCGCGATGGCCGGGACCTTCGAGCAGCCCCTGTCGCACGAAAGTCGTTGGCTGTGGCGAACTTACGGACACTCAACACGCCCCTGTCGTCACCATGGCGCCCGGTTCTTTCGGCACCCGTCGCGTCCAGCCTGGTTACTGGCTCGGCGGAGCGCCCTTTGTGCCCGGCGTCACGAAGATGATAGGGTCTTGGCGCGGGGGCGGCAAGGCGGGGGCAGGACCGCGCGATGTTGTTTTGAGTTGTGCGGATTCCGAGCCTATAGTGACTTGCGATTCAAAGGGGTGGGACATTGCTTGTGCGGGAACGTCGATCCCAGGACGGCAAGGGACGTGGTATTGAAGAGCAGCCTACAACTCGTGCCGATGCACGTCGGGCAATGCACGCTCGGCAAGAACCACGTCCTGGGCGATCCTCATAGCGACGAGGATCGGGTTGATTTCACGCTTTATGCGTTCCTGGCGGATGGCGGTCCCGGGCGTCGTGCCTTGATCGATCTGGGGCCTGTCGGACTGCCCTACATCAACTGGATGTTCAGGCGCTACGGCTTCTTCCGCGATTTGCCGGGCGCCCCCGACGATGTGCGTCAGCCGCACGGCAACATCTTCGATTGGCTGAGTCGGCTGAACATCGCTCCCGAGAGTGTCGGCCACATTGTCTTTACTCATTTGCACGCTGATCACCATGGCCTGACCGACGGCAAGGATGGCGGGGCGATCCTGCGATTCCCCAACGCCCGCATTTACGTTTCCAGGACAGGCTGGGAGGACAACCTCACAAAACGGGTGAACGGAGGCTGGAACAGTTACGTCGATTTCGCGTTCTCCGACTTCTTGCTTGACGCCGACAAGGCCGGCCGGCTGGCGGTCCTTGATGAGGGCGAGGTCATGCCGGGCGTAACGGTGAGCTATCTTGGGGGGCATTCGGTGTGCAGCCTGGCCGTGCGCATCGAGACTCCCTCGGGCGCGGCGGTGGTCTGCAGCGATGACGTCTATCGGTATGACCTGCTCGAGCAGGGTATTCTGGCGCGGCTGCGGGTGACTCACGCCCGGCTGCTCGCGGCGACCGAACGGCTGGTCGGTATGGCCGAGGCCGGAGCGATTCTGCTGCCGTGTCACGATCCAGGCATCTTCGATATGTACAGCCGCTACAAGCAAGAATGGCTGGGGCATCTCAAGCCTGTGTCGCACCGCGCTGCCGCCGGGTTCCGACGTTCCGCCAAGGTCCTGCTGGGCCGGTTGCCGGATGACAGCGTGCCCTCCCCAGCGCGGCCGCGAGACTGCAAGACACCGGCTATGCCCTGACTTCAGACAAGCCGGGCCTGCTGCAGAATCAAATGGCGTGCCGGTACCTGAAGCGGGCTTTGCAGCCCTCTTCTCCAAACGGTTTCTTCTTGAGGTGCGGAAGACGTCGTCGAAGAAGGGGAGTCTGACGGGTGGGTGTTGATGTCAATAAGCCTTCATCCGCGATGCTTTTCTTAAGCGGCCTGCCTTAGGAATGCCGGCCACGTTTCAACTTTTGCTTACCTTTGCCGGTGATGCTGGTTGAGGATTGGGCAAAGAGCTTCCGCCCTGCCATCCGAACGGTTTTTCCTCGCCGCTCAATTCGCCAGTTGGATTTCACAGATCAGCGGCCGATGGTCAGACTTCCACGTCCAGCCCAACTCGCAACGTGTCACCCGAAGCAGCCGACTGACCCATGCTTGGTCGATGGCCAGCACCGGGCATGGTATCGGCCACGTTGCGTAATGGCCTTTGCCGGCTGCCTCGAAGGCATTAAGGAAATCCTGCCGAAGTCCGCGAAGGTGGATCGAATCTGCAGGCGTATTGAAATCCCCGATGATGATCGTCGGCTCATTTGACATCGAGCAAGCCAAGCGAGTCAAGGTCTGTATCGCCGCCGCCCGCGAGTAAAACGGGTTGCTCCTGATCTCCGGTTGGATGACGCTGAGACGAACACCGCCGACCAGCACCGACGTGTGTTTGTACCAGGCGCGGTCTGCCAAATCGCCACATTCATGCTCGACAAGCTCGCCGCGCGTGATCAGTATCATACCATGATAGATTGTCGAGATGTTGTATCCGGGGAACGCCGCCGCGTATTGGGCGATTCGTTCCTTGGTGGCCGGGCCGGCCTCATTCATGGCGATGATATCCGGATTGACCCGACGGATCTGATCGATGACGCCCGGCCGTTCCAAGGCGCGCCCTGCGGTGTTCCAGGCCAGGACCCGCACGCCTTTGCCGTCGCTGGCCGTCGCGGAAGTGAAACGGGTCGCACAGTGCCACCATGCCATGCAAGCCACGGCGGCACCGAGGCACAACCAGCCCATACGCCGACGACGCCGGACCAGGAGCAACAAGCAGGCTATTGCGGCGATGCCTGCCAGGACAATGATGGGCGTTGCGTAGAAGATGGTGGATGCCGGAACAAAGCTATCCCGGACGGTCAGCCTGATCAGCAGAGCGACAACCCAATAAACCGCGAGGACGGCAGCGGCTTGGTCAGCGATGCTCCCGGCGTTTCTTCGGCACCACGCGATCATCTGACGTTCCCGACGGGGCCTCGTTGCCCGTTGCGGCCCAAACAGACGGGGCATTCCGCACCTGCTGCTTGCGGAATGCCCCGGTTCTGGCGAAGAAAGCAGGCCGACCCTTACCTGCCGAGCAGGTGCTCGATGACCATGCGCTCCAGTCCTTCGTAATCGCGGTTGCGGATGAACTCCGCCTCTTTTTTGCGGTTGAAGGTTCTCACCTTGGCCAGCAGCAGCTCGAAGAATCGCTTGCTGTTGGCCAGGTGGGCGGTATTATTGGACTGTTTCTGTGTCCGCATGACTTTGACGTCCAGACCGACCATCTCGCCGTTGAGGCCGAAGCCGCCTTCCTCGAGCACTCGGACCTGGTTGAACGCTCGCCGCAGGTTGTCGGCGGCAAAGCTCTTGTCCTCGTCAAACTTCAAGCCGTTCTGGTCGTTCAGATGCACGCTCCAGAGCTTCTTGTGGTATAGGGCGAAGGCCATCTCGTCCGACGGGTCCAGCCCGGCCAGCAGGGCGTGGGCCGTCTCGATGAGCCCGCCGACCCGCGACGGGTCATCGGAGAGATAGGCCAGCGAAATGGCGTGCCCGATCGTCGGTACGTAGGCGTGGTCCATGGGCTCGTTGGGCTTCGGCTCGATCAAGATGCGCACTTCCTTGTTGTGGTTGAGCATCTTGTTGATCGCCTGCATGAGGTACTCGTGGGCGATCCGGGCGTTCTTAGATTCGCGGATGTAGGTGCCTTCGCGGGCCAGCCAGAGAACGATCTGGTTGGCGCCCAGCTCGAAGGCGATGTCGATCGCCTGCAACGAGCGATCGATAGCGTATCGGCGACAAGCCGCGCTGTTGGAGGTGTAGCCGCCGTCAATGGTCATCGGGTTTTCCCACAGGCGGGGGGCCACGAACTCGGGGACCAGCCCGTGGTCCTTCAGGATCTTGCCGAGCTGGGCTGCACGCTTGAGCACGGTCGAGGCCGGCAGGGTGTCGAGCTCCGGCACGGCGTCGTCGTCGTGGAACTGGACCCCGTCAAAGCCCAGATCCTTGTAGACCTTCAGTTTCTTGGCGAAGCTGACCGGTTGCCGGACGGGAGGGCCAAAGGGGTCGGCGCCTTCATGAATGTTCCAGGGTCCGAACGAGAAACGGTATCTCTTGGTCTGCTTTTTAGCCACGCTACGTTCCTTTCGAGTTCAAGGCTCCAATACGAATGCATCGCAACATGCCCGGGCGGCAAGCCCGGAACACGCTATTGCCGATGGTAGGGTACCCCAAGGGTCATTCCCCGGCAAGGCGGCTGCCAAGGAGGAGCGAGGGGGTTCGTGACGCTTCAGGCGGGAGGGTGCCAGGGCTCTTTCAGAACCGCGACCGTGAGGGAGCGGCGCAGCACGGGTCGCCTTCGCTTCGCGGAACCTATGCTTCCCCGTGCCAGCCTGTGTTATGGAAGACACCGGTGAACAAGCCGCTGACGGGACCCGCCGGGTGCCATGCCCACGGCTCTGCGTGGGCATGCTTGAGCTGAAAGCTGACAGCAGAATGCTGAAAGCTCGCCTCTCTGAAATCTCCATTCCCAAATCCGCAATCCTGCCCCTTTGAATGGTACCAACGCGTGGTGTCATGTCCACAGCTCTGCGCGGGGACGTGGCTCGATCTGAAAGCTCAAAACCAAAAGGCGAATGCTGATCGCTTTTTTCTGTATAGAAGTCGACAGGTTCGAGGGTCTGCGCGCCGGCTCGTGATGATCCCACAATCTGACGAGCCGCGCGGTGGGCCCGGACGCCCGAGAGGCCGGCTTCCTCGCCTAACCGATCACGGACCACTGTCCACTCGCCGTCCATCTTCTCTTGGCGTCATGGCGGTCCCATTCGCTCGCCTTTTACATCCGTGCGATCGCTGTGATCTGTGGTCACACTTCTTGTAGCCGGCCGCCCCGGCCTTGTTTTATCCTTCATCCTTCCGCCTTCATCCTATCTTCCGGCACCTCCGTCCCATCCGGCCAATTCCCAATTCTCAACTCGTAATTCCTACCGGCACTACTCCCCGCTCGTCAGTATCCTTGCTCGGGGCCGCCTTTTCGTGACCCGATCCAAAGCGAACGAGTGATTGTGGGAGCATTTTCCGGGTTGGAGGGATCGGCCTGGAATAACTGGTAGTATGCCAATGCCTCCACGTGCCCGTCCATGAAGCCCGAGTTGGCCCTGGTCCGTGGTTCATAGAGGCCGTCGACGGCCTGGGTGGGCAGGTGGAATTGTTTGGTGAAGTCCGAGCCGCGTCCGCCGAGAAACGGCCTCACTGCTTTGCCTCCGTGGCGGAAGCGGAGCACCTTGCCAAGATGATCGCGGGGGCGGCTTCCCTGGCTGGTCGCCCCGAAGTCCTCGGCGAACACGCCCAGCTTGCCGGCCTCCACCACGACAATCGGCGATCCTTTGACATTGCGGAGGCCGGCACTGGCATTGGCGCCGAAGCTGCTCCAGAACAGCGGGACAGTGATCGGACCGTTCGAGGCCGTGTTGGTCCACAGTTGCTCGCCTCGATAGGAATAGCCTCGGTGGTCGTAGTACGTAACGTCGCGCCGGACCGTCGCCGTGGTTGTGGTTTGTCCTGGGGTGGCGGTGAAGTCCATCAGGCAGTCGCCGGTGGGCTCCGAGTACGAATCGCCGCCGAACATGTTGCCAAGAACCTGATCCTGGAAATCAAAAGTCCAGTTGTCGCCGCTGCGTCGGAACCGGTTGAAGATGGATGCGCCGGAGCTGATGCCCTCAGAGCCCTGGTGGCCGTACTGCTCGTCGTAGACCGCCGGGATGGGCTTGGGGTCAGGGTCCGCAGGGCACAGGAAAATATTGGGGGCCCCGGCGTTGCGTTTGAAGGAGTCAACGGCCCAGCCATAGTTCAGACTCCACTGCTCCTTACGCATTTGCGTTTCGGCCTGCATCAGGAGAACCCCGGTCAGGCCCTGTCGCAGATTGCTGGCACACACCGATCTCTGCGCGAGATTGCGTG encodes the following:
- a CDS encoding endonuclease/exonuclease/phosphatase family protein — encoded protein: MIAWCRRNAGSIADQAAAVLAVYWVVALLIRLTVRDSFVPASTIFYATPIIVLAGIAAIACLLLLVRRRRRMGWLCLGAAVACMAWWHCATRFTSATASDGKGVRVLAWNTAGRALERPGVIDQIRRVNPDIIAMNEAGPATKERIAQYAAAFPGYNISTIYHGMILITRGELVEHECGDLADRAWYKHTSVLVGGVRLSVIQPEIRSNPFYSRAAAIQTLTRLACSMSNEPTIIIGDFNTPADSIHLRGLRQDFLNAFEAAGKGHYATWPIPCPVLAIDQAWVSRLLRVTRCELGWTWKSDHRPLICEIQLAN
- a CDS encoding TIM barrel protein, coding for MAKKQTKRYRFSFGPWNIHEGADPFGPPVRQPVSFAKKLKVYKDLGFDGVQFHDDDAVPELDTLPASTVLKRAAQLGKILKDHGLVPEFVAPRLWENPMTIDGGYTSNSAACRRYAIDRSLQAIDIAFELGANQIVLWLAREGTYIRESKNARIAHEYLMQAINKMLNHNKEVRILIEPKPNEPMDHAYVPTIGHAISLAYLSDDPSRVGGLIETAHALLAGLDPSDEMAFALYHKKLWSVHLNDQNGLKFDEDKSFAADNLRRAFNQVRVLEEGGFGLNGEMVGLDVKVMRTQKQSNNTAHLANSKRFFELLLAKVRTFNRKKEAEFIRNRDYEGLERMVIEHLLGR
- a CDS encoding type II secretion system protein; translated protein: MKPSARTGFTLIEVLVVVAIIALLVAILIPSLINARNLAQRSVCASNLRQGLTGVLLMQAETQMRKEQWSLNYGWAVDSFKRNAGAPNIFLCPADPDPKPIPAVYDEQYGHQGSEGISSGASIFNRFRRSGDNWTFDFQDQVLGNMFGGDSYSEPTGDCLMDFTATPGQTTTTATVRRDVTYYDHRGYSYRGEQLWTNTASNGPITVPLFWSSFGANASAGLRNVKGSPIVVVEAGKLGVFAEDFGATSQGSRPRDHLGKVLRFRHGGKAVRPFLGGRGSDFTKQFHLPTQAVDGLYEPRTRANSGFMDGHVEALAYYQLFQADPSNPENAPTITRSLWIGSRKGGPEQGY